The Amycolatopsis sp. DG1A-15b genome window below encodes:
- a CDS encoding lysylphosphatidylglycerol synthase transmembrane domain-containing protein, protein MTTVEDLPAAGKQPKSTKAKILDVVRWVAILLVIGVAAKQLAANWGEFWHTLRDVAWESSLLSLAALVAAILVSTWGWQMMADDLGEPIGYARGAQICLVGSLGKYVPGSVWAYLLQMELGRKAGLARARIFTGSLIQLGVGVVSALVVSLLAAPAVFSNSPRALWLFVLIPLGLAMLHPKILTWGTSLVLRILRRPPLRHPLGWRVIGKVFGASTAAWCLQGVHLWLLANSVGTPGLSGFVLCVGAMAVAMTVGTFAFILPSGVGVREVAQVAVLTASGLTVGQATAFAVASRVMFTVADLLTAGFAAVAARSVRPAATPA, encoded by the coding sequence ATGACGACCGTTGAGGACCTGCCGGCGGCCGGCAAGCAGCCGAAGTCCACCAAGGCGAAGATCCTCGACGTCGTCCGGTGGGTGGCGATCCTGCTGGTCATCGGCGTCGCGGCGAAGCAGCTGGCGGCCAATTGGGGCGAGTTCTGGCACACCCTGCGTGACGTCGCGTGGGAGTCGTCGCTGCTGAGCCTGGCCGCCCTGGTCGCGGCCATCCTGGTGTCGACCTGGGGCTGGCAGATGATGGCCGACGACCTCGGCGAGCCGATCGGCTACGCCCGCGGTGCGCAGATCTGCCTGGTCGGCTCGCTCGGCAAGTACGTGCCGGGCTCGGTCTGGGCGTACCTGCTGCAGATGGAGCTGGGCCGCAAGGCGGGCCTGGCCCGCGCCCGGATCTTCACCGGCTCCCTGATCCAGCTCGGCGTGGGTGTGGTGTCGGCGCTGGTGGTGTCGCTCCTGGCGGCGCCCGCGGTGTTCAGCAACAGCCCGCGCGCGTTGTGGCTGTTCGTGCTCATCCCGCTCGGCCTGGCGATGCTGCACCCGAAGATCCTCACCTGGGGCACCTCGCTCGTCCTGCGGATCCTCCGCCGTCCACCGCTGCGGCACCCGCTGGGCTGGCGGGTGATCGGGAAGGTCTTCGGCGCTTCGACGGCGGCGTGGTGCCTGCAGGGCGTCCACCTGTGGCTGCTGGCCAACTCGGTGGGCACGCCGGGCCTCAGCGGCTTCGTGCTGTGCGTGGGCGCGATGGCCGTGGCGATGACGGTGGGCACGTTCGCGTTCATCCTCCCCAGCGGTGTCGGCGTCCGCGAGGTGGCCCAGGTCGCGGTCCTCACGGCCAGCGGCCTGACCGTCGGCCAGGCCACGGCCTTCGCGGTGGCCTCCCGCGTGATGTTCACGGTGGCGGACCTCCTGACGGCCGGCTTCGCGGCCGTGGCCGCCCGTTCGGTCCGCCCGGCGGCGACCCCCGCCTGA